The Panicum hallii strain FIL2 chromosome 9, PHallii_v3.1, whole genome shotgun sequence genome has a window encoding:
- the LOC112875813 gene encoding germin-like protein 3-5 produces the protein MEHFNKALTALFSMVLLAPLLMATDPDPLQDFCVADLSGTPSVNGHPCLPPSSAGDEFLFSTRIASGGDPLANPNGSNVTELDVSEWPGVNTLGVSMNRVDFAPGGTNPPHIHPRATEVGLVTHGELLVGIIGSLDSGNRYYSKVVRAGETFVIPRGLMHFQFNVGKEAAAMVVSFNSQNPGIIFVPLTLFGSSPPIPTPVLVKALRVDAEVVDLLKSKFTGGY, from the coding sequence ATGGAGCACTTCAACAAAGCCCTAACCGCATTGTTCTCCATGGTGCTGTTGGCTCCCCTCCTCATGGCCACCGACCCCGACCCTCTTCAGGACTTCTGCGTCGCCGACCTCAGCGGCACGCCGTCGGTGAACGGCCACCCGTGCCTGCCGCCCTCGTCCGCCGGCGACGAGTTCCTCTTCTCGACCAGGATCGCCAGCGGGGGCGACCCGCTGGCGAACCCAAACGGCTCCAACGTGACGGAGCTCGACGTGTCGGAGTGGCCCGGCGTGAACACGCTCGGCGTGTCCATGAACCGCGTCGACTTCGCGCCCGGCGGCACCAACCCGCCGCACATCCACCCGCGCGCCACCGAGGTCGGGCTGGTGACCCACGGCGAGCTCCTCGTGGGCATCATCGGCAGCCTCGACTCCGGGAACCGGTACTACTCCAAGGTGGTCCGCGCCGGCGAGACCTTCGTCATCCCGCGCGGCCTCATGCACTTCCAGTTCAACGTCGGCAAGGAGGCGGCCGCCATGGTGGTGTCGTTCAACAGCCAGAACCCCGGCATCATCTTCGTGCCGCTGACGCTGTTCGGGTCTTCCCCGCCGATTCCGACGCCGGTGCTCGTCAAGGCGCTCCGGGTGGATGCTGAGGTCGTCGATCTCCTCAAGTCCAAGTTCACCGGTGGGTACTGA
- the LOC112878048 gene encoding indole-3-acetate beta-glucosyltransferase-like — translation MAHVLVVPFPAQGHTNPMVQFARRLASKGVATTLVTTRFVARTAGGVDARPAAVEAISDGHDEGGLASAASVAEYLERQAAAMAGSLAALIEARAASPGQGRFTCVVYDSYERWVPPVARRTGLPAVPFSTQSCAVSAVYYHFSQGRLAVPPPAADGGGNCGGAARSKAIEGLPEMERSEFPSSVFDGGPYPMIAESALKQFAHEGKDDWVLFNSFEELESEVLAGLTNYMKARAIGPCVPLPAAGTTGRITYGANLLNPEDACIKWLDTKPPGSVAYVSFGSFASLGAAQTEELARGLVAAGKPFLWVVRATEEHELPRHLLDEPTASGAAMIVRWCPQLDVLAHPAVGCFVTHCGWNSTLEALSFGVPMVALGLWSDQPTNARYVEAAWGAGARARRDDAGTVFPRGEVERCVRAVMGGGAAREAAGKWRDRARAAVAPGGSSDRSLDEFVEFVRAGAAEKWKALVLEGSEGAGFEM, via the exons atggCGCACGTCCTCGTCGTGCCGTTCCCCGCCCAGGGCCACACGAACCCCATGGTGCAGTTCGCCAGGCGGCTGGCGTCCAAGGGCGTGGCCACCACGCTGGTCACCACCCGCTTCGTCGCGCggacggccggcggcgtggACGCGCGCCCGGCGGCGGTCGAGGCCATCTCCGACGGGCACGACGAGGGCGGGCTCGCGTCGGCCGCGAGCGTCGCCGAGTACCTAGAGAGGCAGGCGGCCGCCATGGCCGGGTCGCTGGCGGCGCTCATCGAGGCGCGCGCGGCGTCGCCGGGGCAGGGGCGCTTCACGTGCGTCGTGTACGACTCGTACGAGCGCTGGGTGCCGCCCGTGGCGCGGCGGACGGGCCTGCCCGCCGTCCCCTTCTCCACGCAGTCGTGCGCGGTCAGCGCCGTGTACTACCACTTCAGCCAGGGGAGGCttgccgtgccgccgccggccgcggacggcggcggcaacTGTGGCGGTGCCGCCCGGAGCAAGGCGATCGAGGGGCTGCCGGAGATGGAGAGGTCGGAGTTCCCGTCGTCCGTGTTCGACGGTGGGCCGTACCCGATGATCGCCGAGAGCGCGCTGAAACAGTTCGCCCATGAGGGGAAAGATGACTGGGTGCTCTTCAACTCGTTTGAAGAACTGGAGAGCGAG GTCTTGGCTGGATTGACGAACTACATGAAGGCCCGAGCCATCGGCCCGTGCGTGCCGCTGCCGGCCGCTGGCACCACCGGCCGGATCACCTACGGCGCCAACCTGCTGAACCCGGAGGACGCCTGCATCAAGTGGCTGGACACCAAGCCCCCCGGCTCCGTGGCCTACGTCTCCTTCGGCAGCTTCGCGTCCCTCGGCGCCGCCCAGACGGAGGAGCTCGCCCGCGGTCTCGTCGCCGCCGGCAAGCCTTTCCTCTGGGTGGTGAGGGCTACCGAGGAGCACGAgctcccgcgccacctcctggaCGAGCCGACGGCGTCGGGCGCCGCGATGATCGTGCGCTGGTGCCCGCAGCTGGACGTGCTGGCGCACCCGGCCGTGGGCTGCTTCGTCACCCACTGCGGCTGGAACTCGACGCTGGAGGCGCTCAGCTTCGGCGTGCCGATGGTGGCGCTGGGGCTGTGGTCCGACCAGCCGACCAACGCGCGGTACGTCGAGGCCGCCTGgggcgccggcgcgcgcgcgcgccgcgacGACGCGGGGACGGTGTTCCCGCGCGGGGAGGTGGAGCGGTGCGTGCGCGCCGTCATGGGCGGGGGCGCCGCGCGCGAGGCGGCGGGGAAGTGGAGGGacagggcgcgcgcggcggtggcgccCGGCGGCAGCTCCGACCGGAGCCTGGACGAGTTCGTGGAGTTCgtgcgcgccggcgccgcggagAAGTGGAAGGCTCTGGTGCTGGAGGGAAGCGAGGGTGCAGGGTTTGAGATGTGA
- the LOC112875810 gene encoding BEN domain-containing protein 4-like, translating into MRRLAVLLLPLLLAAGAAAAAAAGPATPPSASPAPPPPTPPPPPPPPHKNATLAELLPLYGLPPGVFPSTVTAFSLADNGSLSVDLAGPCYVHFEYLTYFAPRVTGVLRYGSLSDLQGVQVRRFLFWLNVIRIKVDLPPPPRYVYLDIGWITRKLPASDFQSVHSCEESNRCRLSSALAVAARWFQDFFAQF; encoded by the exons ATGCGGCGTCTCGCTGTcctcctgctgccgctgctcctcgccgccggcgccgcggcggcggcggcggcggggcccgcGACGCCTCCCTCCGCCTCCcctgcccctcctcctccgactccgccgccgccgccgcctccaccgcacAAGAACGCGACGCTCGCCGAGCTCCTCCCGCTCTACGGCCTGCCCCCGGGCGTCTTCCCCTCGACCGTCACCGCCTTCTCGCTCGCGGACAACGGCAGCCTCTCTGTCGACCTCGCGGGGCCCTGCTACGTCCACTTCGAGTACCTCACCTACTTCGCACCCCGCGTCACGGGGGTGCTCCGCTACGGCTCCCTCTCCGACCTCCAGGGCGTCCAGGtccgccgcttcctcttctggCTCAACGTCATCCGCATTAAGGTCgacctgcccccgccgccgcgctacGTCTACCTCGACATCGGCTGGATCACGCGCAAGCTCCCCGCCTCCGACTTCCAGTCCGTCCACTCCTGCGAGGAATCCAACCGGTGCCGCCTCTCCTCCGCCCTCGCAGTCGCCGCCAGATGGTTCCAG GACTTCTTTGCCCAATTTTAG
- the LOC112875809 gene encoding histone H3.v1: protein MVAFSMYRGNLHIGGRDSGAAAERRWERPRPTLSAKRFRRLLRNRSLAIARLAGAPRRPGSPSSADVDGARGAAEHDEEARHDEEADGVDEQGGQEQQDEEEEPQQQGENGHGEEEQQHQAEEEQQEEGAVEDADMDDAGEIVVEGDGNGDAEEGQGESEGVDPNQEEVSYPDQIDEKKRKLNEKLDVLNKKKHDLVQMLKQVLNAEEEIRRRSMQASLRAAMPQPSENATDGSSVSRLAPRMTVDVNFGDVAGDSDAGSNQGTPGRPLHHFHSISPSAASFVRSPFGSLQGHTPRSPATFSMASPSRFAASGHQGQPPGLHSAALPGGNYVVSSPSPAASGGSSSVFRDPRPPNST from the exons ATGGTGGCCTTCTCGATGTACCGCGGCAACCTCCACATCGGCGGGCGCGacagcggcgccgccgccgagcgccggTGGGAGCGGCCCCGCCCGACCCTCTCCGCGAAGCGGTTCCGCCGCCTCCTTCGCAACCGCTCCCTCGCCATCGCGCGCCTCGCCGGGGCGCCTCGGCGACCCGGCTCCCCGTCCTCCGCGGACGTGGATGGCGCTCGTGGCGCCGCGGAGCACGATGAGGAAGCACGGCATGACGAGGAAGCAGACGGGGTGGACGAACAAGGGGGTCAGGAGCAGCAggatgaggaggaggaaccgCAGCAGCAGGGGGAAAATGGGCATGGGGAGGAAGAGCAGCAGCATCAGGCggaagaggagcagcaggaggagggggcTGTGGAGGATGCTGACATGGACGATGCGGGGGAGATAGTCGTTGAAGGTGATGGCAATGGCGATGCTgaagaagggcaaggtgaaAGTGAGGGCGTTGACCCTAACCAGGAAGAG GTGAGTTATCCTGATCAAATCGATGAAAAGAAGAGAAAGTTGAATGAAAAGCTGGACGTCCTAAATAAGAAAAAACATGATCTTGTGCAGATGCTGAAGCAG GTTTTGAATGCTGAAGAGGAGATCCGAAGGCGGAGCATGCAGGCTTCATTGCGTGCTGCCATGCCTCAGCCATCAGAAAATGCAACAGATGGAAGTTCTGTTTCCAGGCTGGCCCCCAGGATGACTGTTGATGTCAATTTTGGTGATGTTGCTGGCGATTCAGATGCTGGTTCCAACCAGGGCACTCCTGGGAGACCCTTGCATCACTTTCACAGCATCTCTCCTTCGGCAGCCTCTTTTGTTAGGTCACCTTTTGGTTCTCTGCAG GGGCACACTCCAAGGAGTCCGGCAACATTCTCTATGGCAAGTCCATCACGCTTTGCAGCAAGCGGGCACCAAGGCCAACCTCCTGGCCTGCATTCAGCTGCATTGCCAGGAGGTAACTATGTAGTCTCATCGCCTTCCCCCGCAGCATCTGGTGGTTCTTCATCAGTGTTCAGGGACCCTCGTCCCCCCAACTCTACCTAG
- the LOC112876045 gene encoding uncharacterized protein LOC112876045 isoform X1, protein MGACVSRPSACVGKPHTPRSGDAAGRSGGGGGARRRRSRRAGKGRRKAPSRAASMETIQEAEVPGSPSGLDAAADHRTYSNPAFQAVSGSIEEAWYDSLAMSESDAEDDFHSVQDDAFSLNGFESEATLSSRDGNGGSFNGAAQSGEHHHRKPKSSELSKGSLENGVRTSVSHDDVASVSGADSTQGGGRILDDCGLLPNNCLPCIASAVGVNEKKRALSSSPTHSMKMPSLKLSFKKKSGEAHPSSTLLSTKDFLERPLAGSQVQLCLLDSKILNSWSHVDPGTFRVRGANYFRDKKKELAPNYAAYYPFGVDVYLSSQKLNHISRFVQLPDIQLSSKLPPLLVVNVQVPLYPASLFQNETDGEGMSFVLYFRLSDGYSKELPPSFIESIRRLVDDHVEKIKAFPMETSIPFRERLKILGRVANLEDLPLSAAERKLMHAYNEKPVLSRPQHEFYLGDSYFEIDIDMHRFSYISRKGFETFLDRLKACVLDVGLTIQGNKAEELPEQILCCVRLNGIDYTKYHPLLTHGA, encoded by the exons ATGGGGGCGTGCGTGTCGCGGCCCAGCGCGTGCGTGGGGAAGCCCCACACGCCGCGGTCGGGCGACGCCGCCGGCcggtcgggcggcgggggcggggcgcggcgcaggcgcagcCGCCGCGCGGGGAAGGGACGGAGGAAGGCGCCGTCGCGCGCCGCGTCGATGGAGACCATCCAGGAGGCCGAGGTGCCCGGCTCGCCGTCCGggctcgacgccgccgccgatcACCGGACGTACAGCAACCCCGCGTTCCAAG CAGTGTCCGGGAGCATTGAGGAGGCATGGTACGACTCCTTGGCGATGAGCGAGTCGGATGCCGAGGACGACTTCCACAGCGTGCAGGATG ATGCCTTTTCATTGAATGGCTTTGAGAGTGAAGCCACATTGAGCTCAAGAGATGGCAACGGTGGGAGCTTCAATGGAGCTGCACAATCAGGCGAGCATCACCATAGAAAACCGAAGTCTAGTGAACTGTCGAAGGGAAGCTTGGAGAATGGTGTGAGGACCTCCGTGAGCCATGATGATGTGGCGAGCGTTTCTGGTGCGGATAGCACACAAGGTGGAGGAAGGATACTGGATGATTGCGGGCTTCTGCCAAATAATTGTCTTCCTTGTATTGCCTCTGCTGTTGGAGTAAACGAGAAGAAGAGAGCTCTTTCCTCGAGCCCTACTCATTCAATGAAGATGCCTTCTTTGAAGCTCTCGTTCAAGAAGAAGTCTGGGGAAGCTCATCCGTCTTCCACACTTT TATCTACGAAGGATTTCCTTGAAAGGCCTCTAGCAGGTTCTCAAGTACAGTTATGCTTGTTGGATTCGAAAATACTCAACAGCTGGTCCCATGTTGATCCTGGCACTTTCCGAGTCCGTGGAGCAAACTATTTTAG AGATAAGAAGAAAGAACTTGCTCCAAATTATGCTGCATATTATCCATTCGGAGTTGATGTGTACTTATCGTCACAGAAACTCAATCATATATCACGATTTGTTCAACTTCCTGATATTCAACTCTCCAGCAAACTCCCGCCTCTTCTGGTGGTCAATGTACAG GTCCCATTATATCCGGCTTCATTATTTCAGAATGAAACTGATGGGGAAGGGATGAGCTTTGTTTTGTATTTTAGGCTTTCTGATGGTTACTCAAAAGAGCTTCCACCTTCATTCATAGAAAGTATCAGA AGGTTGGTTGATGATCATGTAGAGAAGATAAAGGCATTTCCAATGGAAACAAGTATACCATTCCGAGAGCGGCTAAAGATACTTGGCCGGGTGGCTAATCTGGAGGATCTTCCTTTGAGTGCAGCGGAGAGGAAGCTAATGCATGCATACAATGAGAAACCTGTCCTTTCTAGGCCACAGCATGAATTTTACTTG GGTGATAGCTACTTCGAGATCGACATTGACATGCACAGATTTAGCTACATTTCAAGGAAAGGTTTCGAAACATTTTTGGACAGGCTAAAAGCATGTGTCCTAGACGTTGGGCTAACTATTCAG GGAAATAAAGCTGAAGAGCTGCCCGAGCAGATCTTGTGCTGTGTCAGGTTGAATGGGATAGATTACACCAAATACCATCCGCTTTTGACACATGGTGCCTGA
- the LOC112876045 gene encoding uncharacterized protein LOC112876045 isoform X2 encodes MGACVSRPSACVGKPHTPRSGDAAGRSGGGGGARRRRSRRAGKGRRKAPSRAASMETIQEAEVPGSPSGLDAAADHRTYSNPAFQVSGSIEEAWYDSLAMSESDAEDDFHSVQDDAFSLNGFESEATLSSRDGNGGSFNGAAQSGEHHHRKPKSSELSKGSLENGVRTSVSHDDVASVSGADSTQGGGRILDDCGLLPNNCLPCIASAVGVNEKKRALSSSPTHSMKMPSLKLSFKKKSGEAHPSSTLLSTKDFLERPLAGSQVQLCLLDSKILNSWSHVDPGTFRVRGANYFRDKKKELAPNYAAYYPFGVDVYLSSQKLNHISRFVQLPDIQLSSKLPPLLVVNVQVPLYPASLFQNETDGEGMSFVLYFRLSDGYSKELPPSFIESIRRLVDDHVEKIKAFPMETSIPFRERLKILGRVANLEDLPLSAAERKLMHAYNEKPVLSRPQHEFYLGDSYFEIDIDMHRFSYISRKGFETFLDRLKACVLDVGLTIQGNKAEELPEQILCCVRLNGIDYTKYHPLLTHGA; translated from the exons ATGGGGGCGTGCGTGTCGCGGCCCAGCGCGTGCGTGGGGAAGCCCCACACGCCGCGGTCGGGCGACGCCGCCGGCcggtcgggcggcgggggcggggcgcggcgcaggcgcagcCGCCGCGCGGGGAAGGGACGGAGGAAGGCGCCGTCGCGCGCCGCGTCGATGGAGACCATCCAGGAGGCCGAGGTGCCCGGCTCGCCGTCCGggctcgacgccgccgccgatcACCGGACGTACAGCAACCCCGCGTTCCAAG TGTCCGGGAGCATTGAGGAGGCATGGTACGACTCCTTGGCGATGAGCGAGTCGGATGCCGAGGACGACTTCCACAGCGTGCAGGATG ATGCCTTTTCATTGAATGGCTTTGAGAGTGAAGCCACATTGAGCTCAAGAGATGGCAACGGTGGGAGCTTCAATGGAGCTGCACAATCAGGCGAGCATCACCATAGAAAACCGAAGTCTAGTGAACTGTCGAAGGGAAGCTTGGAGAATGGTGTGAGGACCTCCGTGAGCCATGATGATGTGGCGAGCGTTTCTGGTGCGGATAGCACACAAGGTGGAGGAAGGATACTGGATGATTGCGGGCTTCTGCCAAATAATTGTCTTCCTTGTATTGCCTCTGCTGTTGGAGTAAACGAGAAGAAGAGAGCTCTTTCCTCGAGCCCTACTCATTCAATGAAGATGCCTTCTTTGAAGCTCTCGTTCAAGAAGAAGTCTGGGGAAGCTCATCCGTCTTCCACACTTT TATCTACGAAGGATTTCCTTGAAAGGCCTCTAGCAGGTTCTCAAGTACAGTTATGCTTGTTGGATTCGAAAATACTCAACAGCTGGTCCCATGTTGATCCTGGCACTTTCCGAGTCCGTGGAGCAAACTATTTTAG AGATAAGAAGAAAGAACTTGCTCCAAATTATGCTGCATATTATCCATTCGGAGTTGATGTGTACTTATCGTCACAGAAACTCAATCATATATCACGATTTGTTCAACTTCCTGATATTCAACTCTCCAGCAAACTCCCGCCTCTTCTGGTGGTCAATGTACAG GTCCCATTATATCCGGCTTCATTATTTCAGAATGAAACTGATGGGGAAGGGATGAGCTTTGTTTTGTATTTTAGGCTTTCTGATGGTTACTCAAAAGAGCTTCCACCTTCATTCATAGAAAGTATCAGA AGGTTGGTTGATGATCATGTAGAGAAGATAAAGGCATTTCCAATGGAAACAAGTATACCATTCCGAGAGCGGCTAAAGATACTTGGCCGGGTGGCTAATCTGGAGGATCTTCCTTTGAGTGCAGCGGAGAGGAAGCTAATGCATGCATACAATGAGAAACCTGTCCTTTCTAGGCCACAGCATGAATTTTACTTG GGTGATAGCTACTTCGAGATCGACATTGACATGCACAGATTTAGCTACATTTCAAGGAAAGGTTTCGAAACATTTTTGGACAGGCTAAAAGCATGTGTCCTAGACGTTGGGCTAACTATTCAG GGAAATAAAGCTGAAGAGCTGCCCGAGCAGATCTTGTGCTGTGTCAGGTTGAATGGGATAGATTACACCAAATACCATCCGCTTTTGACACATGGTGCCTGA